Genomic window (Caldinitratiruptor microaerophilus):
TCGCGGACCGTACATCCTCCTGGGGGAGTTCCTCAAGCGGGTCGGTGCGGTTCCAACCGGCGGCCAGGCAAAGCGGATCATCCAGGCGGGAATGGTCCGGGTGAACGGGGAGGTCGAGACGCGCCGGGGGCGCAAGCTCCGCCCGGGCGACGTCGTGGCGATCGAGGGCGGAGGTTCGTGGCGCGTCGCCGGGCAGGGGGACGCCTAGGTGTACGTGGCACGGCTCACCCTCCGCAACTTCCGGAACTACCGCGATCTGTCGCTGGAGCTCTCGCCCGGGGTCAACGCGTTCGTCGGCGCCAATGGCCAGGGCAAGACGAACCTCCTCGAGGCGCTCCACCTCCTGGCGACCGGGCGCTCGCAGCGCGGGGCCAGGGACCCGGAGCTCATCCTCGCCGGCGAGGACGAGATGCGGGTCTGGGCCCGGGTTGAGCGGGCACAGGGACCGGTCGAGATCGACCTGCAGGTGGGGACCGTCCTCGGCCGCCGGCTCCAGCTGAACGGGCTGCCGCAGCGGCGTATGGCGGACCTCGTCGGGCGCCTGGCCGTCGTCTTCTTCGGACCCGACGACCTCCAGGTCCTGAAGGGGCCGCCCGCCGGGCGCCGCCGCTTCCTCGACATCCTGCTCTCCCAGGTGTCGCCGGCGTACCTGCACCACCTGCAGCGGTACTCCCGGGCTCTGGCCCAGCGGAACCGGCTGCTTCGCCAGATCCAGGGAGGTCACGCGGCCCGGGACGAACTCGAGGCGTGGGACATCCCGTTGATCGAGTCGGGGGCGGAGATCACGGTGCGCCGCTTCCGGGCGCTGGCGAACCTCGCACCCGTCGCGGCGGAGCAGCACCGGCGGATCAGCGGCCGGGTGGAGGACCTCGAGGTCAGCTACGCCCCTGCCCTCCCCGGGATCGAGTCCGCCGCGCAGGCAGGCCCCGCGGAGGTGGCGCAACTGCTGCAGCAGGAACTCCAGCGCCGGCGTGGCGAGGAGGTGGCCCGGGCCGTCACGCTCGTGGGGCCACACCGGGACGACCTGGCCCTGCGGATCGGCGGGAAGGACGCCCGCGCCTTCGCCTCCCAGGGACAGCAGCGAACGGCCGTGCTCGCGCTCAAGCTGGCGGAGCTGAGCTACATGCGGGCGGTCCTCGACGAGCCCCCGGTGCTCCTGCTCGACGACGTCGTCTCCGAGCTGGACCCGGACCGCCGCCGGCACCTCCTGCGTGCCGTCGACAGCGGAGTGCAGACCCTG
Coding sequences:
- a CDS encoding RNA-binding S4 domain-containing protein — translated: MSCCPSSPSEGSGGRRVEPVPVRGPYILLGEFLKRVGAVPTGGQAKRIIQAGMVRVNGEVETRRGRKLRPGDVVAIEGGGSWRVAGQGDA
- the recF gene encoding DNA replication/repair protein RecF (All proteins in this family for which functions are known are DNA-binding proteins that assist the filamentation of RecA onto DNA for the initiation of recombination or recombinational repair.); the encoded protein is MYVARLTLRNFRNYRDLSLELSPGVNAFVGANGQGKTNLLEALHLLATGRSQRGARDPELILAGEDEMRVWARVERAQGPVEIDLQVGTVLGRRLQLNGLPQRRMADLVGRLAVVFFGPDDLQVLKGPPAGRRRFLDILLSQVSPAYLHHLQRYSRALAQRNRLLRQIQGGHAARDELEAWDIPLIESGAEITVRRFRALANLAPVAAEQHRRISGRVEDLEVSYAPALPGIESAAQAGPAEVAQLLQQELQRRRGEEVARAVTLVGPHRDDLALRIGGKDARAFASQGQQRTAVLALKLAELSYMRAVLDEPPVLLLDDVVSELDPDRRRHLLRAVDSGVQTLLTSTDPQDLAIRAWEPGHRLFEVRAGQVRERKE